In Andreesenia angusta, a single genomic region encodes these proteins:
- a CDS encoding DUF2612 domain-containing protein, whose product MAIEKYLDNITSQHRDRPKFISWLSKSLTIIDHAYLATKSIDINFDIDNAIGQQLDLLGIIIGRERTLTFQPLNGHDPVLDDETYRLVLKTKVAINMWDGTIPHIYEIWENIFSDIGLQIEDNQDMSFNAYVTGYVNQIRQDLIQHGYIVPKPEGVKVNYIGKSIVDFKCYSGVIVGSSTSQTIEMDFDYEDIVHLREYPNLIIQGISETTLMMEGV is encoded by the coding sequence AGATAGGCCGAAGTTTATATCTTGGCTTAGTAAAAGCTTGACCATAATAGACCACGCATATCTCGCAACAAAGTCTATAGACATTAACTTCGATATAGACAATGCCATAGGTCAGCAACTCGACCTTCTAGGGATCATAATTGGAAGGGAAAGGACGCTAACATTTCAGCCCTTGAATGGCCATGACCCAGTGCTAGATGATGAAACCTACAGACTAGTACTCAAGACCAAGGTGGCAATAAATATGTGGGACGGAACAATACCTCACATCTATGAAATCTGGGAAAATATCTTCAGCGATATCGGGCTTCAGATAGAAGATAATCAGGACATGAGCTTCAATGCTTATGTTACGGGATATGTGAATCAGATTAGACAAGACCTCATACAGCACGGATATATAGTTCCTAAGCCAGAGGGTGTAAAAGTCAACTATATAGGAAAATCCATCGTCGATTTTAAGTGCTATTCAGGGGTTATAGTAGGTTCGAGCACATCTCAAACCATAGAAATGGATTTCGACTACGAAGATATCGTGCATCTCAGAGAATATCCTAATTTGATTATTCAAGGAATAAGTGAAACTACTTTAATGATGGAAGGAGTCTAA